One Clostridium novyi NT genomic window carries:
- a CDS encoding undecaprenyl-diphosphate phosphatase — MENLWFIIKAIIIGIVEGITEFLPVSSTGHMIIVEDLINFKEGVMPASLYTKQYIDAFTMIIQLGAILAIVVLYWDKIKRSFENFAPSKPKSGFKFWLNIAVSAVPAGVLGLKFHSKINEKLFNPGSVTAALIVGAIWMIFAEKRYRGKFTTKDIDNVTIKQAFIIGCFQCLALWPGMSRSASTIIGAWIVGLSTVAAAEFSFFLALPVMAGVTYKSLKDINVFALGSMHIVGLTVGFIVSFIVALIVVDKFITFLKKKPMRVFAMYRILLGIVLIILSLFNVISM, encoded by the coding sequence TTGGAAAATTTATGGTTTATAATTAAGGCTATAATCATAGGTATAGTTGAAGGTATTACTGAATTTTTACCAGTTTCTTCAACAGGGCATATGATAATTGTGGAAGATCTTATTAATTTTAAAGAAGGGGTAATGCCGGCTTCATTATATACCAAACAATATATAGATGCATTTACAATGATAATACAATTAGGAGCTATTTTGGCTATAGTAGTATTATATTGGGATAAAATTAAGAGAAGTTTTGAAAACTTTGCTCCTTCAAAACCTAAATCAGGTTTTAAGTTTTGGCTTAATATAGCCGTATCAGCAGTTCCAGCAGGAGTTCTTGGATTGAAATTTCATAGCAAGATAAATGAAAAGTTATTTAATCCAGGTTCTGTAACAGCAGCATTAATAGTTGGTGCTATTTGGATGATATTTGCTGAAAAAAGATATAGAGGTAAGTTTACAACTAAAGATATAGATAATGTAACTATTAAACAAGCTTTTATAATAGGATGTTTTCAATGTTTAGCATTGTGGCCAGGAATGTCAAGATCAGCTTCAACTATAATAGGTGCTTGGATAGTAGGATTATCAACAGTTGCAGCTGCTGAATTTTCATTTTTCTTAGCATTACCTGTAATGGCTGGAGTTACATATAAATCATTAAAAGACATTAATGTATTTGCTTTAGGATCAATGCATATAGTTGGACTTACTGTTGGATTTATAGTTTCTTTTATAGTAGCTTTAATAGTTGTGGATAAATTTATTACTTTCTTAAAGAAAAAGCCTATGAGAGTATTTGCTATGTATAGAATACTTTTAGGTATAGTCCTTATAATTTTATCTTTATTTAATGTGATTTCTATGTAA
- a CDS encoding sigma 54-interacting transcriptional regulator produces the protein MKKYIRFKIVTEDRIGITFDILKKIYDLNINIVSIEVFPKTVFIKIEDIYSHNKDLIKKKLYEVSGIIMVCEINLLEYEKNERKLLAIIDAVDDGVIYVNKNLNIEIFNSYCEKIFNCNKDDIIDKDIRTVLEDPLIIDLIKSGKDYKNVEIKINSKKGDIQYLTTGIAVKDDSGESIGVVSSITDIKKVIELASVVSKMDKEAFGNIIGNSQAIKGVKNIVKTVSKSNSTVILRGESGTGKELFARAIQRLSNRKDKRFVILNCAALPENLIESELFGYVKGSFTGANNNGKEGLFKEANEGTIFLDEIGELSMVLQAKLLRVLQDGVVRKIGSCTEEKVDVRIIAATNRNLEEMVKKGEFREDLYYRLNVIPIFIPSLRERMEDIPDMVTFFIKKLNHKLSKKILGVKYDFIKELMKYNWPGNIRELQNVVERAMNLCDGKLLTKKHLMINSYINPISLDEVKEASDLKLKDIVEACEKEAIIKALKKNKTFRKTAKVLGVSHTTIINKIKKYNIVWQ, from the coding sequence ATGAAAAAGTATATTAGATTTAAAATAGTAACTGAGGACAGAATAGGAATAACTTTTGACATATTAAAAAAAATTTATGACTTAAATATAAATATTGTATCCATAGAAGTATTTCCTAAAACAGTATTCATTAAAATTGAAGATATTTATTCTCATAATAAAGACTTAATAAAGAAAAAATTATATGAAGTAAGTGGAATAATAATGGTATGTGAAATTAATCTTTTAGAATATGAAAAAAATGAAAGAAAATTATTGGCTATAATAGATGCGGTGGATGATGGAGTAATATATGTAAATAAAAATTTAAATATAGAAATCTTCAATAGTTATTGTGAAAAGATTTTTAATTGTAATAAAGATGATATTATAGACAAAGATATAAGAACTGTTCTAGAAGATCCACTTATAATAGATTTAATAAAAAGTGGTAAAGATTATAAGAATGTTGAAATAAAAATTAATAGCAAAAAAGGAGATATACAATACTTAACAACGGGAATAGCTGTAAAGGATGATAGTGGAGAAAGTATTGGAGTTGTATCATCAATAACAGATATAAAAAAAGTAATAGAACTTGCAAGTGTAGTATCTAAAATGGATAAAGAAGCTTTTGGCAATATCATTGGTAATAGCCAAGCTATAAAAGGAGTAAAGAATATTGTTAAAACTGTCTCTAAGAGTAATTCCACAGTTATATTGAGAGGAGAAAGTGGAACAGGTAAAGAACTTTTTGCAAGGGCTATTCAGAGACTTAGTAATAGAAAAGACAAAAGGTTTGTAATTTTAAATTGCGCTGCATTACCAGAAAATTTAATAGAAAGTGAATTATTTGGTTATGTAAAGGGGAGTTTTACTGGTGCAAATAATAATGGAAAAGAGGGATTATTTAAAGAAGCCAATGAAGGAACAATATTTTTAGATGAAATAGGAGAACTTTCAATGGTGCTTCAAGCTAAGCTTTTAAGAGTATTGCAAGATGGAGTTGTTAGAAAAATAGGAAGTTGCACGGAAGAAAAAGTTGATGTGCGAATTATAGCAGCTACAAATAGAAATTTAGAAGAAATGGTTAAAAAGGGTGAGTTTAGAGAAGATTTATATTATAGACTTAATGTTATACCTATTTTTATACCAAGCCTAAGAGAGAGAATGGAAGATATACCTGATATGGTCACATTTTTCATAAAAAAATTAAACCATAAATTATCAAAAAAAATATTAGGTGTAAAATATGATTTTATTAAGGAGCTTATGAAATATAATTGGCCAGGAAATATAAGAGAGTTACAAAATGTTGTTGAAAGAGCTATGAATTTATGTGATGGTAAACTTCTTACAAAAAAACATCTAATGATTAATTCATATATTAATCCTATAAGTTTAGATGAAGTAAAAGAAGCAAGTGACTTAAAGTTAAAAGATATTGTGGAGGCTTGTGAAAAAGAAGCTATAATAAAAGCTTTGAAAAAAAATAAAACATTTAGAAAAACAGCTAAGGTGTTAGGGGTATCACATACAACCATAATAAATAAAATAAAAAAGTATAATATAGTTTGGCAATAA
- a CDS encoding 4Fe-4S binding protein produces MSKKMNVTSESKWNEIPIGGQIVDAGNSEEFKTGDWRAMKPVWHEDKCKNCMFCWAVCPDMSIIVKDGKVTGIDYDHCKGCGVCTKQCKFNALDFVAE; encoded by the coding sequence TTGAGTAAAAAAATGAATGTTACTTCAGAAAGTAAGTGGAATGAAATACCAATAGGCGGACAAATTGTTGATGCAGGTAATTCTGAAGAGTTTAAAACTGGTGATTGGAGAGCTATGAAGCCTGTATGGCATGAAGATAAATGTAAAAATTGTATGTTTTGTTGGGCTGTATGTCCTGATATGTCCATTATAGTTAAAGACGGAAAGGTAACAGGCATTGATTATGATCATTGTAAGGGATGTGGAGTTTGTACAAAACAATGTAAATTTAATGCTTTAGATTTTGTAGCGGAATAA
- the megL gene encoding methionine gamma-lyase produces MSNEHNLSNMGFGTKTVHGGHIKDTQFGSLATPIFQTSTFIFDSAEQGGNRFAGKEDGYIYSRIANPTVAEIERKIALLEGGEAAIGTASGMGAISSALWTALKAGDHVVASDTLYGCTFALLNHGLTKMGVEVTFVDPTNLEEVKNAMKENTRVVYLETPANPTLKVTDIEGIAKIAHEVKDCLVFVDNTFNTPYIQRPLELGADVVVHSATKYINGHGDVVAGFVIGNADFIGAVRGQGLKDMTGAVMSPLSAFLIIRGMKTLEIRMERHCANAMKVAQFLEAHPAVEKVYYPGLESFEYHDLAKKQMDLPGAMISFEIKGGVEEGRTIMNNVKLASLAVSLGDTETLIQHPASMTHSPYTKEERAEAGISDSLVRLSVGLETVDDIIADLKQALDLIVK; encoded by the coding sequence ATGAGTAATGAACATAACTTAAGCAATATGGGTTTTGGAACAAAGACTGTACATGGAGGACATATTAAAGATACTCAATTTGGATCACTTGCAACACCAATATTCCAAACATCAACATTTATATTTGATTCAGCAGAACAAGGTGGAAATAGATTTGCGGGAAAAGAAGATGGATATATTTACTCAAGAATAGCAAATCCAACTGTTGCAGAAATAGAAAGAAAAATTGCTTTATTAGAAGGTGGAGAAGCTGCAATAGGAACAGCATCAGGAATGGGTGCTATATCATCAGCTTTATGGACTGCATTAAAAGCAGGAGACCATGTAGTTGCATCTGATACATTATATGGTTGTACATTCGCATTATTAAATCATGGATTAACTAAAATGGGTGTAGAAGTTACATTTGTAGATCCAACTAATTTAGAAGAAGTTAAAAATGCAATGAAGGAAAATACAAGAGTTGTTTATCTTGAAACTCCAGCAAATCCAACATTGAAAGTTACAGACATAGAAGGAATAGCTAAAATAGCACATGAAGTTAAAGATTGTTTAGTATTTGTTGATAATACATTTAATACTCCATATATTCAAAGACCATTAGAACTTGGTGCAGATGTAGTAGTACATTCAGCAACTAAATATATAAATGGACACGGGGATGTTGTTGCTGGATTTGTAATAGGAAATGCAGACTTTATAGGTGCAGTTAGAGGACAGGGATTAAAAGATATGACAGGTGCAGTTATGAGTCCATTAAGTGCTTTTTTAATTATAAGAGGAATGAAAACATTAGAAATTAGAATGGAAAGACATTGTGCTAATGCAATGAAAGTAGCACAATTCTTAGAAGCTCATCCAGCAGTAGAAAAAGTATATTATCCAGGACTTGAAAGCTTTGAATATCACGATTTAGCTAAAAAGCAAATGGATTTACCAGGAGCTATGATTTCATTTGAAATAAAAGGTGGAGTTGAAGAAGGAAGAACTATTATGAATAACGTAAAACTTGCAAGTCTTGCAGTAAGTCTTGGAGATACAGAAACATTAATTCAACATCCTGCATCAATGACTCACTCACCATATACTAAAGAAGAAAGAGCAGAAGCTGGAATAAGTGATAGCTTAGTTAGATTATCAGTTGGTCTTGAAACTGTTGATGATATAATTGCCGACTTAAAACAAGCTTTAGATTTAATAGTAAAATAA
- the rbsB gene encoding ribose ABC transporter substrate-binding protein RbsB, with protein sequence MKNIMKKFIAICTSALLVVALVGCSTKDTKSEKKKVGMVLSTLNNPFFVSMKEGAEKKAKELGCEVLVLDSQNDPAKERSNIEDLIQGGVSVLIVNPTDSDAVINSVQVANKANIPVITVDRQANGGKVISHIASDNTKGGELAGKYIIDTLKDKKDIKVVELQGIPGASATRERGAGFHNIIDKKNNVKVVSSQAANFDRAQGLSVMENIIQAQSDFDAVFAHNDEMALGAAKALKTANRNVMVIGFDGDEDARAAIDKKEMVATVAQQPVLMGEAAVDNAMKILNGENIPRQIPVKLTLVTK encoded by the coding sequence ATGAAAAATATAATGAAAAAATTTATAGCAATTTGTACCTCTGCATTACTAGTAGTAGCACTTGTGGGATGTAGCACAAAAGATACAAAATCAGAAAAGAAAAAAGTAGGAATGGTTTTATCCACACTAAATAATCCTTTCTTTGTGTCTATGAAAGAAGGGGCAGAGAAGAAGGCAAAAGAACTTGGGTGTGAAGTTTTAGTGTTAGATTCACAAAATGACCCTGCAAAAGAAAGATCAAATATAGAAGATTTAATTCAAGGTGGAGTTTCTGTATTAATAGTAAATCCAACAGATAGTGATGCAGTTATAAATTCTGTCCAAGTAGCAAATAAAGCAAATATACCTGTAATAACTGTAGATAGACAAGCAAATGGTGGGAAAGTTATATCTCATATAGCATCTGATAATACTAAAGGTGGAGAACTTGCTGGAAAATATATAATTGATACATTAAAAGATAAAAAGGATATTAAAGTGGTTGAACTACAAGGAATCCCAGGAGCATCTGCTACAAGAGAAAGAGGAGCTGGATTTCATAATATAATTGATAAAAAAAATAATGTAAAAGTTGTATCTAGTCAAGCTGCTAATTTTGACAGAGCACAGGGACTTTCAGTAATGGAAAATATAATCCAAGCACAATCAGATTTTGATGCGGTATTTGCTCATAATGATGAAATGGCATTAGGTGCAGCAAAAGCATTAAAGACAGCAAATAGAAATGTTATGGTTATTGGATTTGACGGAGATGAGGATGCAAGAGCAGCTATTGATAAAAAAGAAATGGTAGCAACTGTAGCTCAACAACCTGTATTAATGGGAGAAGCAGCTGTAGATAATGCTATGAAAATTTTAAATGGTGAAAATATACCAAGACAAATTCCTGTTAAGCTTACTCTTGTAACTAAGTAA
- a CDS encoding Na+/H+ antiporter NhaC family protein: protein MESGRGKKTLSSGVALIPFVVFVAVYLGSGVWLNMKGVEKAFYQFPAPVAVFCGIIVAFLILKGKLNEKFDTFVSGCGNPDIIIMCIIYLLAGAFATVSKAMGGVESTVNLGLTYIPAKYIIVGLFIISCFLSISTGSSVGSIVAITPIAIGLAEKAGLSLPLTLAAVMGGSMFGDNLSVISDTTIAATRTQGCEMRDKFRVNIFIAAPAAIITIIFLFIFGKPEVLPAMQAYEYSIIKVIPYIFVLVLSLAGMNVFVVLTGGIILSGGIGLFYNNLTVLTFAQNIFEGFTSMIDIFLLSILTGGLAEMVTKGGGVKFLLEKIQKIIKGKKSAEIGIGILVALTDAAVANNTVAIIINGSIAKRMCETYKVDPRRSASILDTFSCIMQGIIPYGAQMLILLSFTKGSITPFQVIPLLWYQQLLLISVVLSTFIPFADGIIRKNPWKWNSKKKENIEG, encoded by the coding sequence ATGGAGAGTGGAAGGGGAAAGAAAACATTATCAAGTGGGGTAGCGCTGATACCTTTTGTGGTATTTGTAGCTGTGTATCTTGGTAGTGGTGTTTGGCTAAATATGAAAGGAGTAGAAAAGGCTTTTTATCAATTCCCAGCGCCAGTTGCAGTATTCTGTGGTATTATAGTAGCATTTTTGATATTAAAGGGAAAATTAAATGAAAAGTTTGATACTTTTGTAAGTGGATGTGGAAATCCTGATATTATCATAATGTGCATAATTTATTTGCTTGCAGGGGCTTTTGCTACTGTATCAAAGGCAATGGGAGGAGTCGAATCTACAGTAAATCTAGGCTTAACTTATATACCAGCAAAATATATAATTGTAGGATTATTTATAATATCTTGCTTTTTATCAATTTCTACAGGTTCATCTGTAGGTTCTATAGTTGCAATAACTCCAATTGCAATTGGACTTGCTGAAAAAGCAGGTTTATCACTACCATTAACTTTAGCTGCAGTAATGGGTGGTTCAATGTTTGGAGACAATCTATCAGTAATATCAGATACAACTATTGCCGCTACTAGAACCCAAGGGTGTGAGATGAGGGATAAATTTAGAGTAAATATATTTATAGCAGCACCTGCAGCTATAATAACTATAATCTTTTTATTTATATTTGGTAAACCTGAAGTTCTTCCAGCAATGCAGGCTTATGAGTATTCAATTATAAAAGTAATTCCTTATATTTTTGTTTTAGTATTGTCACTTGCAGGAATGAATGTTTTTGTAGTTTTAACTGGTGGAATAATTTTATCTGGAGGAATCGGATTATTTTACAATAATTTAACTGTATTAACTTTTGCGCAAAATATTTTTGAAGGGTTTACAAGTATGATTGATATTTTCTTACTATCTATATTAACAGGTGGTCTTGCGGAGATGGTTACCAAAGGTGGAGGAGTAAAATTCCTACTTGAAAAAATACAAAAAATAATAAAAGGAAAGAAATCTGCTGAAATAGGAATAGGTATATTAGTAGCCTTAACAGATGCAGCAGTTGCTAATAATACTGTAGCAATTATAATAAATGGATCTATAGCTAAAAGAATGTGTGAGACATACAAAGTAGACCCAAGAAGAAGTGCATCTATTTTAGATACATTCTCATGTATAATGCAAGGCATAATTCCATATGGAGCTCAAATGTTAATACTATTAAGCTTTACAAAGGGAAGTATAACCCCATTCCAAGTAATACCGTTGCTTTGGTATCAACAATTACTTCTTATATCTGTTGTATTGTCTACATTTATACCATTTGCAGACGGAATAATAAGAAAAAATCCTTGGAAATGGAATTCTAAGAAGAAAGAAAATATAGAAGGATAA
- a CDS encoding cation diffusion facilitator family transporter: protein MNSEERYKVGNKISKITILLNLLLAIGKTIVGFIGKSSAMISDGVHSASDVLSTICVMIGLKLAKKPEDKRHPYGHEKFEPIVAKLLALILGITAVGIGYKAIKNIILGSYATPSVIAAYAAIASILIKEWMYWYTVKGAKKIQSSALMADAWHHRSDALSSVGSLIGILGARLGYLILDPIASIVICLVIMKVAIDIYIDATNQLMDCSADNETVNEILKSILNVDGVIKVDDLKTRVHATRLYVDVEISVDKDLSVSEAHEIAEKVHNKVEITTDKVKHCMVHVNPC from the coding sequence TTGAACAGCGAAGAACGTTACAAAGTGGGGAATAAAATTTCAAAAATAACTATTCTATTAAATTTACTACTAGCTATTGGAAAAACTATAGTTGGATTTATTGGAAAAAGTAGTGCTATGATATCAGATGGTGTACATTCAGCTTCAGATGTTTTAAGTACAATATGTGTTATGATTGGTTTAAAATTAGCTAAAAAGCCAGAAGATAAAAGACATCCGTATGGACATGAGAAGTTTGAGCCTATTGTAGCTAAATTATTAGCACTAATACTTGGAATCACAGCTGTTGGAATTGGATACAAAGCTATAAAGAATATAATACTAGGAAGCTACGCAACACCTAGTGTAATAGCAGCTTACGCAGCTATTGCGTCAATATTAATAAAGGAATGGATGTATTGGTATACAGTTAAAGGAGCGAAAAAGATACAAAGTTCTGCTTTAATGGCAGATGCATGGCATCATAGATCAGATGCGTTATCATCTGTTGGAAGTTTAATTGGAATACTAGGAGCAAGACTTGGTTATCTAATTTTAGATCCTATAGCATCAATTGTTATATGTTTAGTTATTATGAAAGTTGCAATAGACATATATATAGATGCTACAAATCAACTTATGGATTGTTCAGCAGATAATGAAACAGTAAATGAAATATTAAAAAGTATTTTAAATGTTGATGGAGTAATAAAGGTAGATGATCTTAAAACAAGGGTTCACGCAACTAGATTATATGTTGACGTTGAAATCAGTGTAGACAAAGATTTATCTGTAAGTGAAGCTCATGAAATTGCAGAAAAAGTTCATAACAAAGTAGAAATAACAACGGACAAAGTTAAACATTGTATGGTTCATGTTAATCCATGTTAA
- a CDS encoding 2-oxoacid:acceptor oxidoreductase family protein: protein MDKKLIEIRWHGRGGQGAKTASLLLAEVAFNTGMYIQGFPEYGPERMGAPITAYNRIANFPLRVHSNIYEPDFVVVVDESLLKSVNCVAGLKKEGAIIINTKKSIDEIRKELCGYEGKVYTIDARTISEETLGAYFPNTPMLAAIVKVLGIMDLDEFIEDMKDSFKHKFASKPQVISKNMNALKRSLQEVNGIE, encoded by the coding sequence ATGGATAAAAAACTAATTGAAATTCGTTGGCATGGTCGTGGAGGTCAAGGTGCCAAAACTGCTTCTTTACTTTTAGCTGAAGTTGCTTTTAATACTGGAATGTATATTCAAGGATTTCCAGAGTATGGACCAGAAAGAATGGGTGCACCAATAACTGCATATAACAGAATAGCAAACTTTCCATTAAGAGTTCATAGTAATATTTATGAACCAGATTTTGTTGTAGTAGTTGATGAAAGCTTATTAAAATCAGTTAATTGCGTTGCTGGATTAAAAAAAGAAGGTGCTATAATAATAAACACTAAAAAATCCATTGATGAAATAAGAAAAGAATTATGTGGATATGAAGGAAAAGTGTATACAATAGATGCTAGAACTATTTCAGAAGAAACTTTAGGTGCTTATTTTCCTAACACACCAATGCTTGCTGCTATAGTTAAAGTATTGGGTATTATGGATTTAGATGAATTTATAGAAGATATGAAGGATTCATTTAAACACAAATTTGCATCAAAACCCCAAGTAATATCTAAAAACATGAATGCTCTTAAGAGATCTCTTCAGGAGGTGAATGGAATTGAGTAA
- a CDS encoding LacI family DNA-binding transcriptional regulator, with amino-acid sequence MKKVTMKDIAEKAGVTKATVSMVLNKKNVKISEETKRKIFKIAKEMNYIPNAIARSLTTNKTQTIGIILPDITNPFFSEMARAIEDTAHKLNYNVIVCNTDSNGKKEEKYIRLLIGKLVEGIIFITGEGDVNNLEILKKNNVSFVLVDRYIDGNNDYPGVYCLNKLGVKLGVDYLISKGKKNIAFVAGGKKLSVSRQRIDGYIEAMKMNSVDYSGLIFEGDFTLEGGMRATEEIVSSNKKIDAIFYSNDAMALGGLKVLKRKKIKVPEEISVIGFDNIKICSFIEPELTTISQPIYKMGKKACELLIEVIAGNVKNEQIYFETELFKGETVK; translated from the coding sequence ATGAAAAAAGTGACTATGAAGGATATCGCAGAAAAAGCTGGGGTTACAAAAGCAACAGTTTCTATGGTATTGAACAAGAAAAATGTAAAAATAAGCGAAGAAACTAAAAGAAAAATATTCAAAATAGCAAAGGAAATGAACTATATTCCAAATGCTATTGCGAGAAGTTTAACCACTAACAAAACACAGACAATAGGAATAATATTGCCTGACATTACAAATCCATTTTTTTCTGAGATGGCAAGAGCTATAGAAGATACAGCACATAAGTTAAATTATAATGTAATAGTTTGTAATACAGATAGTAATGGGAAAAAAGAAGAAAAATATATAAGGCTTTTAATAGGAAAATTAGTAGAAGGAATTATATTTATAACGGGAGAGGGAGATGTTAATAATCTGGAAATATTAAAGAAAAACAATGTATCTTTTGTTTTAGTTGATAGATATATAGATGGAAACAATGATTATCCAGGAGTTTATTGTTTAAATAAGTTAGGAGTAAAACTAGGAGTAGATTATCTTATAAGTAAAGGTAAAAAGAATATTGCATTTGTGGCAGGTGGAAAAAAATTAAGTGTATCAAGACAAAGAATTGATGGATACATTGAAGCCATGAAAATGAATTCTGTAGATTACTCTGGACTTATTTTTGAGGGGGATTTTACATTAGAAGGTGGCATGAGGGCTACTGAAGAAATCGTATCAAGTAATAAAAAAATAGATGCAATATTTTATAGTAATGATGCAATGGCACTGGGAGGATTGAAGGTTTTAAAAAGAAAAAAAATAAAAGTACCAGAAGAAATAAGTGTCATAGGATTTGATAATATAAAAATATGTAGCTTTATAGAACCTGAACTTACAACAATATCACAACCCATATATAAAATGGGCAAAAAAGCCTGTGAATTATTGATTGAGGTTATAGCAGGAAATGTAAAAAATGAACAAATATATTTTGAAACCGAATTATTCAAAGGAGAAACTGTAAAATAA
- a CDS encoding transketolase C-terminal domain-containing protein, with the protein MSKAKQIRKSLSGNEAVATAMMQINPEVVAAFPITPSTEVVQYFSSFIANGKCSTEFVTVESEHSAISACIGASAAGARVMTATSSQGLALMWEMLHIAAGDRCPIVMAAVNRALSVPLNIHNDHSDSMGARDTGFIQLYSENTQEAYDNFIQAVRIAEHEDVLTPAMVCYDGFITSHAVENVFLMEKEDVSNFVGENKRFDKGLLGEKKLVGSMVLTNFYMEMKHQQLHGLLNAKKVLLEVAKEYEELTGRSYGLFEKYRLDDAEVAMVIMGSSAGTAKKVVDDLREKGIKVGVLKIRLYRPFPAEEIAEALKHVKAVAVMDKAEALSGNGGPVFNDVSSALYGNSEGKILMSYIYGLGGRDVTVNWLTTVFDDLYAAMKTGEYKKYNYLAVRG; encoded by the coding sequence ATGTCAAAAGCTAAACAAATAAGAAAAAGTTTAAGTGGTAATGAGGCAGTTGCTACAGCTATGATGCAAATTAATCCTGAAGTAGTTGCGGCATTTCCAATAACTCCATCTACAGAGGTGGTTCAATATTTTTCAAGCTTTATAGCTAATGGAAAGTGTTCAACTGAATTTGTAACAGTAGAATCTGAACATAGTGCTATAAGTGCTTGTATTGGTGCTTCGGCAGCAGGTGCAAGAGTTATGACTGCTACATCATCTCAAGGATTAGCACTTATGTGGGAAATGCTTCATATAGCAGCAGGTGATAGATGTCCTATAGTTATGGCAGCAGTTAATAGAGCATTATCAGTTCCTTTAAATATTCATAATGATCATTCGGATTCTATGGGAGCTAGGGATACTGGATTTATACAATTGTATTCTGAAAATACCCAAGAAGCTTATGATAATTTTATTCAAGCTGTTAGAATTGCAGAACATGAGGATGTTTTAACACCAGCTATGGTCTGCTATGATGGATTTATTACAAGTCATGCTGTTGAAAACGTATTCTTAATGGAAAAAGAAGATGTTAGTAATTTTGTTGGTGAAAATAAGAGATTTGATAAAGGATTGCTTGGAGAAAAGAAATTAGTTGGTTCTATGGTTCTTACAAATTTCTATATGGAAATGAAACATCAACAGCTTCATGGATTATTAAATGCAAAAAAAGTTCTTCTTGAAGTAGCTAAAGAATATGAAGAGTTAACTGGAAGAAGCTATGGATTGTTTGAGAAGTATAGATTAGATGATGCAGAAGTTGCTATGGTAATTATGGGATCTTCAGCAGGTACTGCTAAAAAGGTTGTAGACGACTTACGAGAAAAGGGAATAAAAGTAGGCGTTCTTAAAATAAGATTATATAGACCATTCCCAGCAGAAGAAATTGCTGAAGCTCTTAAACATGTTAAGGCAGTAGCTGTAATGGATAAGGCTGAAGCATTATCAGGAAATGGTGGTCCAGTATTTAATGATGTTTCAAGTGCATTGTATGGAAATTCAGAAGGTAAGATTTTAATGAGTTATATATATGGACTTGGTGGAAGAGATGTTACAGTAAACTGGCTTACAACTGTATTTGATGATTTATACGCAGCTATGAAAACTGGAGAATATAAAAAATATAATTATTTAGCGGTAAGAGGATAG